The proteins below are encoded in one region of Paracoccus methylovorus:
- a CDS encoding GntR family transcriptional regulator: MSAGSEETLAVRISRVLADRIVAGEIGPGERLRQDHIAEEFGASHVPVREAFRRLEAQGLAISEPRRGVRVAAFDLPEVREVAEMRAALEELALRHAAPHLTPAILHAAEQATKAGDASRDVRSWEQANRRFHKLILTPCAMPRLLANIDDLQAASARFLFAAWQSNWETRTDHDHRAILAALRRGDVDTACSTLARHVRWIGRRPVTATGGKQRDAFTIVG, encoded by the coding sequence ATGAGCGCAGGTTCAGAAGAAACATTGGCCGTCCGCATCAGCCGCGTGCTGGCCGACCGGATCGTCGCGGGCGAAATCGGCCCGGGCGAGCGGCTGCGTCAGGACCATATCGCCGAGGAATTCGGTGCCAGCCACGTCCCCGTCCGCGAAGCCTTCCGTCGGCTCGAAGCCCAGGGTCTGGCGATCAGCGAACCGCGCCGCGGCGTGCGCGTCGCCGCCTTCGACCTGCCCGAGGTGCGCGAAGTGGCCGAGATGCGCGCCGCGCTGGAGGAACTGGCCCTGCGCCATGCCGCCCCGCATCTGACCCCCGCCATCCTGCACGCCGCCGAACAGGCAACCAAGGCCGGCGACGCCTCGCGCGATGTGCGCAGTTGGGAACAGGCAAACCGGCGTTTTCACAAGCTGATCCTGACGCCCTGCGCGATGCCGCGTCTCTTGGCCAATATCGACGACCTTCAGGCCGCCAGCGCCCGTTTCCTGTTCGCGGCGTGGCAGTCGAACTGGGAAACGCGCACCGATCACGACCACCGCGCCATCCTTGCCGCGCTGCGCCGGGGCGATGTCGATACCGCCTGCTCGACCTTGGCGCGGCATGTGCGTTGGATCGGCCGCCGCCCGGTGACGGCCACCGGAGGCAAGCAGCGCGACGCCTTTACCATCGTCGGCTAG
- a CDS encoding lactate utilization protein B, whose product MTAAAQPAFKDRAKAALADPTLKLAIDRTTGNAERKRAAALAAFPEFESARARGKAIKDHVVAHLDHYLEMFERNAIASGAQVHWAADDAEARAIVTRICLAADAKLVTRSKSMLGEEIGLPHALADAGIERVETDLAEHIIQLAGEPPSHIIWPAMHRTREQVAELFKAGHHPPPAAEDPATMVQSARIQLRAKFLNADVGISGANFLVADTGATCTVTNEGNAELTTTPPRIHIVTAGIEKIVPSTAHAFALLRLLVRSATGGEMTQYTTFHCGPKRPGDADGPEEMHIVLVDNGRTRMLANEFREMLRCIRCGACMNHCVVYRQIGGHAYGGTYPGPMGSVLTPVLDGLAASRDLPNACTMNGRCAEVCPVGIPLPTLLRGWRRRSWREGLEPSSLRAGIGIWAQFARRPRLYRLASRIGVRVMRLFGKGGWISRMPLAGGWTDYRDLPRPPGRTFMEQYRDQQKGRRQ is encoded by the coding sequence ATGACCGCTGCCGCCCAACCTGCCTTCAAGGATCGCGCCAAGGCGGCGCTGGCCGATCCCACGCTCAAGCTGGCCATCGACCGCACCACCGGCAACGCCGAGCGTAAGCGCGCCGCCGCCCTTGCCGCTTTCCCGGAATTCGAATCCGCCCGCGCCCGTGGCAAGGCGATCAAGGATCACGTCGTCGCCCATCTCGACCATTATCTCGAGATGTTCGAGCGAAACGCCATCGCCAGCGGTGCGCAGGTGCATTGGGCCGCGGATGATGCCGAGGCCCGCGCCATCGTCACCCGCATCTGCCTTGCCGCCGATGCAAAGCTTGTCACCCGTTCGAAATCCATGCTGGGCGAGGAAATCGGCCTGCCGCACGCGCTGGCCGATGCCGGGATCGAACGGGTCGAGACCGACCTGGCCGAGCATATCATCCAGCTTGCCGGCGAACCTCCGTCGCATATCATCTGGCCCGCCATGCACCGCACGCGCGAGCAGGTGGCCGAACTGTTCAAGGCCGGCCACCACCCGCCCCCCGCCGCCGAGGACCCGGCGACCATGGTGCAAAGCGCCCGCATCCAGTTGCGCGCCAAGTTCCTGAATGCCGATGTGGGCATTTCGGGGGCGAATTTTCTGGTCGCCGACACCGGCGCGACCTGCACCGTCACCAACGAAGGCAATGCCGAGCTGACCACCACGCCGCCGCGTATCCATATCGTGACGGCGGGCATCGAAAAGATCGTGCCCTCGACCGCGCATGCCTTCGCGCTGTTGCGCCTGCTTGTCCGCTCGGCGACGGGCGGAGAGATGACGCAATACACCACGTTTCATTGCGGCCCCAAACGCCCCGGCGATGCCGACGGCCCCGAGGAAATGCACATCGTTCTGGTCGATAACGGCCGCACCCGGATGCTGGCGAACGAATTCCGCGAGATGCTGCGCTGCATCCGCTGCGGCGCCTGCATGAACCATTGCGTCGTCTATCGCCAGATCGGCGGCCACGCCTATGGCGGGACCTATCCCGGCCCGATGGGCTCGGTCCTGACGCCGGTGCTGGACGGGCTTGCAGCGTCGCGCGATCTGCCCAATGCCTGCACCATGAACGGCCGCTGCGCCGAGGTCTGCCCGGTCGGCATCCCGCTGCCCACGCTGTTGCGCGGCTGGCGCAGGCGTAGCTGGCGCGAAGGGCTGGAGCCTAGCTCGCTGCGCGCCGGCATCGGGATCTGGGCGCAATTCGCCCGCCGCCCCCGGCTTTATCGCCTTGCCAGCCGCATCGGCGTGCGGGTGATGCGGCTTTTCGGCAAGGGTGGCTGGATTTCGCGGATGCCGCTGGCCGGCGGCTGGACCGATTACCGCGACCTGCCGCGACCGCCCGGCCGCACCTTCATGGAGCAATACCGCGACCAGCAGAAAGGCCGCCGCCAATGA
- a CDS encoding LutC/YkgG family protein, protein MTARDRILNAIRTGLGLPPAAPAEIAASAAALLDQPQTARPRLAAPDLAQAFAAKATALGTTIGRVAGMAQVPQALRRYLDAHGLPASFALQPTPELTGLDWTGTTPHTGVAPNEPVALGLALYGIAESGSLVIHSGADNPILLSFLPLHHIVVLRETTLLPYLEDYAARMTTQPVPRNAILITGPSGTTDIEGSYVRGAHGPGFLHVIVIGDAA, encoded by the coding sequence ATGACCGCCCGCGACCGCATCCTGAACGCGATCCGCACCGGCCTTGGCCTGCCCCCGGCCGCGCCCGCAGAGATCGCCGCAAGTGCCGCAGCCCTGCTCGACCAGCCTCAGACCGCCCGCCCCCGCCTTGCCGCGCCGGACCTTGCGCAGGCTTTTGCGGCCAAGGCCACGGCGCTTGGCACCACCATCGGCCGCGTGGCCGGCATGGCTCAGGTGCCGCAGGCCCTGCGCCGCTATCTGGACGCCCATGGCCTGCCGGCCAGCTTTGCCCTGCAGCCCACGCCCGAACTGACCGGGCTCGACTGGACCGGCACGACCCCGCATACCGGCGTCGCCCCCAACGAGCCCGTGGCACTTGGCCTTGCGCTTTACGGCATCGCGGAAAGCGGCTCTTTGGTGATCCACTCGGGGGCCGACAACCCGATCCTGCTGTCCTTTCTGCCGCTGCATCACATCGTGGTGCTGCGTGAAACCACGCTTTTGCCCTATCTTGAAGATTACGCGGCCCGCATGACCACGCAGCCCGTCCCGCGCAACGCCATCCTCATCACCGGCCCCAGCGGCACCACCGATATCGAGGGCAGCTATGTGCGCGGCGCGCATGGCCCGGGTTTCCTGCATGTCATCGTGATCGGGGACGCCGCCTAG
- a CDS encoding FCD domain-containing protein: MVSEVNKGAPAAETTARHIEDLILEGSLRPGDPLLPEREMALRLNVSRPTLRQGIRVLEEKGLIVADPAGGRRVAPLATSITDPLVELMGSRAEVVDDYLELRGTLEGMAASLAAVRANDVDRDILTRCMARIDQAHDEADFRDEAEADVDLHVAVYEASHNIVLLQIMRALSGMLRKGVFHNREKLYARPEVRGVLRAQHRAVYDAIMARDPEAAAHAAQEHMTYTKRVRAEIIAAEARLEISLRRIEGGSIAQRR, from the coding sequence ATGGTCAGCGAAGTGAACAAGGGCGCACCTGCCGCGGAGACCACCGCGCGGCATATCGAGGATCTGATCCTTGAAGGTTCGTTGCGCCCCGGCGATCCTTTGCTGCCGGAACGCGAGATGGCGTTGCGGCTTAACGTCTCGCGGCCGACGTTGCGGCAGGGCATCCGCGTGCTTGAGGAAAAGGGGCTGATCGTCGCCGATCCGGCCGGCGGGCGGAGGGTGGCGCCGCTTGCCACCTCGATCACCGATCCGCTGGTCGAACTGATGGGATCGCGCGCCGAGGTGGTGGACGATTATCTGGAACTGCGCGGTACGCTGGAGGGGATGGCCGCCAGCCTGGCGGCGGTGCGGGCCAATGACGTGGACCGCGATATCCTGACCCGCTGCATGGCGCGCATCGACCAGGCCCATGACGAAGCCGATTTCCGCGACGAGGCCGAGGCCGACGTGGATCTGCATGTCGCCGTCTACGAGGCCAGCCACAATATCGTGCTGTTGCAGATCATGCGGGCGCTGTCGGGCATGCTGCGCAAGGGCGTGTTCCACAACCGGGAAAAACTGTATGCCCGACCCGAGGTGCGCGGCGTGCTGCGTGCCCAGCATCGCGCCGTCTATGACGCGATCATGGCCCGCGACCCCGAGGCGGCGGCCCATGCCGCGCAAGAGCACATGACCTATACCAAGCGCGTCCGTGCCGAGATCATCGCCGCCGAGGCGCGGCTGGAAATCTCGTTGCGCCGGATCGAGGGCGGCAGCATCGCCCAGCGACGCTGA
- a CDS encoding (Fe-S)-binding protein yields the protein MTGEPRPRVGLFVTCLVDAIRPQIGFAAIELLQEAGCEVEVPQAQTCCGQPALNSGDDADTVHLARQTIAAFEGYDYVVLPSGSCAATMVHGYPELLAGDPDWAARAHAMAAKTHEITSFLADVMAFAPQGRRCDASATYHDSCSGLRELGIAAQPRALLSHVEGLEMRGLAGNDVCCGFGGTFCVKYSDISNAIANEKAEAVEATGADILLAGDLGCLMNMAGKLNRRGAKTRCFHTIEVLSGRTSGPAIGEEGAP from the coding sequence ATGACCGGAGAGCCACGTCCCAGGGTCGGTCTGTTCGTGACCTGCCTTGTCGATGCCATCCGCCCGCAAATCGGCTTCGCAGCCATCGAGCTTCTGCAAGAGGCCGGTTGCGAGGTCGAGGTCCCGCAGGCCCAGACCTGCTGCGGCCAGCCGGCGCTGAACAGCGGCGACGATGCCGATACGGTGCATCTGGCCCGCCAGACCATCGCCGCGTTCGAGGGCTACGACTATGTCGTCCTGCCCTCGGGCTCTTGCGCGGCGACGATGGTGCACGGCTATCCGGAACTTCTTGCGGGCGACCCTGACTGGGCCGCCCGTGCGCATGCAATGGCCGCGAAAACCCATGAGATCACCAGCTTTCTGGCCGATGTCATGGCTTTCGCGCCACAGGGGCGGAGGTGCGATGCCTCCGCCACCTATCACGACAGTTGCTCGGGCCTGCGCGAGCTTGGCATCGCCGCGCAGCCGCGCGCACTGCTGTCCCATGTCGAGGGGCTGGAGATGCGGGGGCTTGCCGGCAACGATGTCTGCTGCGGTTTCGGCGGCACCTTCTGCGTGAAATATTCCGACATCTCGAACGCCATCGCCAATGAAAAAGCCGAGGCGGTCGAGGCGACCGGCGCCGACATCCTTCTGGCCGGCGATCTGGGCTGCCTGATGAACATGGCCGGCAAGCTGAACCGGCGCGGCGCGAAAACCCGCTGCTTCCACACCATCGAGGTGCTGTCCGGCCGCACCTCTGGCCCCGCCATCGGCGAAGAGGGCGCGCCATGA
- the dld gene encoding D-lactate dehydrogenase, protein MPGPGQTEATAEDRAAFLDRLRRIVGPAEVLTADRATRRYTRGFRYGEGAVAAVVRPGSLVQMWRVLNAAIASGRTVILQAANTGLTGGSTPWGQDYDREIVLISVMRLKGIHLLGGGEQVVCMPGATLDALEKQLRPLGREPHSVIGSSCIGASVLGGVCNNSGGALIQRGPAYTQMSLYAEVREDGSVALVNHLGLDLGDDPEEMLARLEQGRLPAPAPTDAWASDREYAEHVRDIEAATPARFNADPRRLHEASGCAGKLAVFAVRLDTFQAEKETAVFYIGSNDPTELTEIRRHILANFDSLPIAGEYIHREAYDVAAKYGKDTFLFIRHAGTDRMPAFFAAKARMDGLTERLGLGTTLSDRLAQGIAALAPQHLPKRMNAFRDRYEHHLLLRMGGTGIAEARSYLATLFPSAQGDMFECTADEGKAAFLHRFAVAGAAVRYRAIHAREVEDIVALDIALRRNDRDWVETLPPDLDAKIAKKLYYGHFFCHVFHQDYVVKKGHDCMAVEHEMWRLLDQRGAEYPAEHNVGHLYHAKPELAGFYRQLDPTNSLNPGIGQTSKCAHWH, encoded by the coding sequence ATGCCGGGACCCGGTCAAACCGAGGCAACCGCAGAAGACCGCGCAGCGTTCCTGGATCGCCTGCGCCGCATCGTCGGGCCGGCGGAAGTGCTGACCGCTGACCGCGCCACCCGTCGTTATACCCGTGGCTTCCGCTATGGCGAAGGGGCGGTTGCCGCAGTGGTGCGCCCCGGATCGCTGGTCCAGATGTGGCGGGTGCTCAACGCCGCCATCGCCTCGGGCCGGACGGTCATTTTGCAGGCGGCCAATACCGGCCTGACCGGCGGCTCGACTCCATGGGGTCAGGATTATGACCGCGAGATCGTGCTGATTTCCGTCATGCGGCTGAAAGGCATTCATCTGCTCGGCGGAGGCGAGCAGGTGGTCTGCATGCCCGGCGCAACGCTGGATGCGCTGGAAAAGCAGCTCCGCCCGCTGGGTCGGGAACCGCATTCCGTCATCGGCTCGTCCTGCATCGGCGCCTCGGTGCTTGGGGGCGTATGCAACAATTCCGGCGGTGCGCTGATCCAGCGCGGGCCGGCCTATACCCAGATGAGCCTTTATGCCGAGGTCCGCGAGGACGGCTCGGTCGCGCTGGTCAACCATCTGGGCCTTGATCTGGGCGACGACCCGGAAGAAATGCTGGCCCGGCTGGAACAGGGCCGCCTGCCGGCACCCGCGCCCACCGACGCCTGGGCCTCGGACCGCGAATATGCCGAGCATGTCCGCGATATCGAGGCGGCGACCCCGGCCCGTTTCAACGCCGATCCCCGCCGCCTGCACGAGGCATCGGGCTGCGCCGGCAAGCTGGCGGTCTTTGCCGTGCGGCTGGACACGTTTCAGGCCGAGAAAGAGACGGCCGTATTCTACATCGGCAGCAACGACCCCACCGAACTGACCGAGATCCGCCGCCATATCCTTGCGAATTTCGACAGCCTGCCCATCGCCGGCGAATACATCCATCGCGAAGCCTATGATGTGGCGGCGAAATACGGCAAGGATACGTTCCTGTTCATCCGACACGCGGGCACCGACCGGATGCCCGCCTTTTTTGCCGCAAAGGCGCGTATGGACGGCCTGACCGAACGGCTGGGGCTGGGCACGACGCTGTCGGACCGGCTTGCCCAGGGCATAGCGGCGCTGGCGCCGCAGCATCTGCCCAAGCGCATGAATGCGTTTCGCGACCGCTACGAACACCACCTGCTTTTGCGCATGGGCGGCACCGGCATCGCCGAGGCGCGCAGCTATCTGGCCACCCTCTTTCCCTCGGCGCAGGGCGATATGTTCGAATGCACCGCCGATGAGGGCAAGGCCGCATTCCTGCACCGTTTCGCAGTCGCAGGCGCCGCCGTGCGCTATCGCGCCATCCATGCCCGCGAGGTCGAGGATATCGTCGCCCTCGACATCGCACTACGCCGCAACGACCGCGACTGGGTCGAGACACTGCCCCCCGATCTGGATGCGAAGATCGCAAAAAAACTTTATTACGGCCATTTCTTCTGCCACGTCTTCCATCAGGACTACGTCGTGAAAAAAGGTCATGACTGCATGGCGGTCGAACATGAGATGTGGCGCCTTCTGGACCAGCGCGGCGCCGAATACCCCGCCGAGCACAACGTCGGCCATCTTTACCATGCCAAGCCGGAACTGGCCGGGTTTTACCGGCAACTGGACCCCACCAACAGCCTGAACCCCGGCATCGGCCAGACATCGAAATGCGCACACTGGCATTGA
- a CDS encoding L-lactate permease has translation MAEPITFILALLPIATVFVLLVVLARSAKFSMFVAYVVTVATALLVWGTELNKIMGATVNGFVTAVSLLYIVFGAILMLYTLEESGGIRSIRSGFTSISPDRRVQAIIIAWLFGSLIEGASGFGTPAAIAAPLLVAIGFPAMAAVMVTLIIQSTPVSFGAVGTPILVGVRTGLEGQPIVDSTIAPTPFFDYLLEITVKVATLHGIVGFLIPLILVGMLTRFFGANRSFREGFRIWKFALFAGLAFTVPYYIIAIILGPEFPSLLGGIIGLLIVVPAAKRGFLIPAEVFDFPPRKDWDPAWVGKLDDLEDHHASKPVMPLLKAWAPYVLVVLLLVLTRTVGPLKAWLNSPEVTIALDNLFSSGINARVQVLYLPGTILILASVFTYFYHGMKARDYGKALRSSGTAMIAAAPALLLAVPMVQVFINSASDTLASMPIVLAEGVSSVVGYAWPMFAPLIGAMGAFVAGSNTISNMMFSLFQFSTAEQIGLGAAGAGTVVALQAIGGAAGNMICVHNVVAASATVGLTDREGEIIRKTLIPMAYYVVQGGLLGFALLTGNLAWWGAAVIWAAAVLFIMSRSNGRATNPVTATN, from the coding sequence ATGGCTGAACCAATAACATTCATCTTGGCGCTCCTGCCCATAGCCACGGTTTTCGTGCTGCTGGTGGTGCTGGCGCGTTCCGCCAAGTTCTCGATGTTCGTGGCCTATGTCGTGACGGTAGCAACCGCGCTGCTGGTCTGGGGCACGGAACTGAACAAGATCATGGGCGCAACCGTCAATGGCTTCGTGACTGCGGTCAGCCTTCTGTATATCGTGTTTGGCGCGATCCTGATGCTGTATACGCTTGAGGAAAGCGGCGGTATCCGCTCGATCCGCAGCGGCTTTACCAGCATTTCTCCGGACCGGCGGGTGCAGGCGATTATCATCGCATGGCTCTTCGGATCGCTGATCGAGGGGGCCTCAGGCTTCGGCACGCCGGCGGCCATTGCCGCGCCTTTGTTGGTCGCCATCGGGTTTCCCGCCATGGCCGCTGTCATGGTGACGCTGATCATTCAGAGCACACCAGTCTCTTTCGGTGCGGTCGGCACCCCGATCCTTGTCGGCGTCCGCACCGGGCTTGAGGGCCAGCCGATCGTCGATTCGACCATCGCTCCGACGCCCTTTTTCGACTACCTACTGGAAATCACAGTCAAGGTTGCGACCCTGCACGGGATCGTCGGCTTCCTGATCCCGCTGATCCTCGTAGGAATGCTGACCCGCTTCTTCGGTGCCAACCGTTCCTTCCGCGAAGGGTTCCGCATCTGGAAGTTCGCGCTGTTCGCGGGGCTGGCCTTCACCGTTCCCTATTACATCATCGCAATAATTCTCGGGCCCGAATTCCCATCGCTTCTGGGTGGTATCATCGGGTTGCTGATCGTGGTTCCCGCCGCCAAGCGGGGCTTCCTGATCCCTGCCGAGGTCTTCGACTTCCCGCCCCGCAAGGACTGGGATCCGGCATGGGTGGGCAAGCTGGATGATCTTGAGGATCACCATGCCAGCAAGCCGGTGATGCCGCTGCTGAAGGCGTGGGCGCCCTATGTCTTGGTCGTGCTCCTGTTGGTGCTGACCCGCACCGTCGGGCCGCTGAAGGCATGGCTGAACTCGCCCGAAGTGACGATCGCGCTGGACAACCTGTTCAGCTCGGGCATCAACGCGCGCGTGCAGGTGCTGTATCTGCCGGGAACGATCCTGATCCTTGCCTCGGTCTTCACCTACTTCTACCACGGCATGAAGGCCCGCGATTACGGAAAGGCGCTGCGGTCCTCGGGAACGGCCATGATTGCTGCCGCGCCCGCGCTGCTGCTGGCCGTGCCGATGGTGCAGGTTTTCATCAACTCGGCATCCGATACTCTGGCCAGCATGCCCATCGTTCTGGCTGAAGGCGTGTCCTCGGTCGTCGGCTACGCATGGCCGATGTTTGCGCCGCTGATCGGCGCGATGGGGGCCTTTGTCGCCGGCTCGAACACGATCAGCAACATGATGTTCTCGCTGTTCCAGTTCTCGACCGCCGAACAAATCGGTCTGGGCGCTGCAGGCGCGGGTACGGTCGTGGCCTTGCAGGCTATCGGGGGTGCCGCGGGCAACATGATCTGCGTGCATAACGTCGTTGCCGCATCCGCGACTGTCGGTCTGACCGACCGCGAAGGCGAGATCATCCGCAAAACCCTGATCCCGATGGCCTACTATGTGGTTCAGGGCGGATTGCTCGGCTTTGCACTGCTGACGGGCAACCTTGCCTGGTGGGGCGCTGCCGTGATCTGGGCCGCCGCCGTTCTGTTCATCATGTCTCGCAGCAACGGTCGTGCCACCAATCCCGTAACTGCAACCAACTGA
- a CDS encoding methyltransferase domain-containing protein: protein MNVAAERVARSFARGMKTYDQAALAQRQIAERLFAAYRCATPDHRPGRVLEAGYGSGHLTRHLLDLRPMALWLNDLAAPVLPGVRAVYLPGDIAEVALPEAVDLAASASMIQWVADPARVVDRLCRAVVPGGYLAISGFGPGHFPELRALGSRAQAPSCLTGTEMAGLLPAGWRVCGAGEWRITLHFPGALEVLRHLRATGVNACAGQFRSANALRGFLACYEECHGGAQGVPLTYVASWLVAERRA from the coding sequence ATGAACGTGGCGGCCGAACGGGTGGCGCGATCCTTTGCACGGGGCATGAAAACATACGATCAGGCGGCGCTGGCGCAGCGGCAGATCGCAGAGCGGTTGTTTGCCGCATATCGCTGCGCGACGCCAGATCATCGGCCGGGGCGGGTGTTGGAGGCAGGCTATGGTTCGGGCCATCTGACGCGGCATCTGCTGGATCTGCGGCCCATGGCGCTGTGGCTGAACGACTTGGCCGCGCCGGTGTTGCCGGGGGTCCGGGCGGTCTATCTGCCCGGCGATATTGCCGAGGTGGCGCTGCCCGAAGCGGTCGATCTGGCGGCCTCGGCCTCGATGATCCAATGGGTGGCAGATCCGGCGCGGGTGGTGGACCGGTTGTGTCGGGCGGTGGTGCCGGGCGGCTATCTGGCGATATCGGGCTTTGGTCCGGGGCATTTTCCCGAACTGCGCGCCCTTGGCAGCCGGGCGCAGGCACCGTCCTGCCTGACCGGGACAGAGATGGCGGGGCTGCTGCCGGCCGGTTGGCGGGTTTGTGGCGCGGGTGAGTGGCGCATCACCCTGCACTTTCCCGGCGCGCTGGAGGTCTTGCGCCATCTGCGCGCCACCGGAGTCAACGCTTGCGCGGGGCAGTTCCGCTCGGCCAACGCACTACGCGGTTTTCTGGCGTGTTACGAGGAATGCCACGGTGGGGCGCAGGGCGTGCCGTTGACCTATGTCGCAAGCTGGCTGGTTGCGGAGCGGCGGGCCTAG
- a CDS encoding 2'-5' RNA ligase family protein: MPNAPQPQEKPQLHFLLFVAVPPPEVVAQIEQAWSLANRRDRFRRATLHMTILPVDRTYQFTPEMVAALSQPLDGLDFPAFDLTLDLLTTFGPQRRRDRPLVLTGRQENPAPDALCQMLWHRLARSGLGVPRHRVTPHVTLAYGKPLPPDGIPVPPVHWRVDELVLIDSLQGLGRHVPLARWRLA; encoded by the coding sequence ATGCCAAACGCCCCGCAGCCGCAGGAAAAGCCGCAACTGCATTTCCTGCTTTTCGTCGCCGTTCCGCCGCCCGAGGTGGTGGCGCAGATCGAACAGGCGTGGAGCCTTGCAAACCGCCGCGACCGCTTTCGCCGCGCCACGCTGCATATGACCATCCTGCCGGTGGACCGCACCTATCAATTCACGCCCGAAATGGTGGCCGCGCTGTCCCAACCGCTCGACGGGCTGGACTTTCCCGCCTTCGACCTGACGCTGGATCTGCTGACCACCTTCGGCCCGCAGCGCCGGCGCGACCGGCCGCTGGTGCTGACCGGCCGGCAGGAAAACCCCGCACCCGACGCGCTTTGCCAGATGCTGTGGCACCGGCTGGCGCGCAGCGGGCTGGGCGTGCCGCGCCACCGCGTGACGCCGCATGTGACGCTGGCCTATGGCAAGCCGCTGCCGCCCGACGGCATACCGGTGCCCCCGGTGCATTGGCGGGTGGACGAGTTGGTGCTGATCGACAGCCTGCAAGGGCTGGGCCGACACGTGCCGCTGGCCCGCTGGCGGCTGGCCTGA